The following coding sequences are from one Rattus norvegicus strain BN/NHsdMcwi chromosome 11, GRCr8, whole genome shotgun sequence window:
- the Septin5 gene encoding septin-5: protein MDSLAAPQDRLVEQLLSPRTQAQRRLKDIDKQYVGFATLPNQVHRKSVKKGFDFTLMVAGESGLGKSTLVHSLFLTDLYKDRKLLSAEERINQTVEILKHTVDIEEKGVKLKLTIVDTPGFGDAVNNFECWKPITDYVDQQFEQYFRDESGLNRKNIQDNRVHCCLYFISPFGHGLRPVDVGFMKALHEKVNIVPLIAKADCLVPSEIRKLKDRIREEIDKFGIHVYQFPECDSDEDEDFKQQDRELKESAPFAVIGSNTVVEAKGQRVRGRLYPWGIVEVENQAHCDFVKLRNMLIRTHMHDLKDVTCDVHYENYRAHCIQQMTSKLTQDSRMESPIPILPLPTPDSETEKLIRMKDEELRRMQEMLQKMKQQMQDQ from the exons ATGGACTCACTGGCAGCACCCCAGGACCGCCTGGTGGAGCAGCTGCTGTCGCCGCGCACCCAGGCCCAGAGGCGGctcaag GACATCGACAAGCAGTACGTTGGCTTCGCTACACTGCCCAACCAGGTGCACCGCAAGTCAGTCAAGAAGGGTTTCGACTTCACACTCATGGTAGCCG GTGAGTCCGGCCTGGGGAAGTCTACCCTTGTCCACAGTCTCTTCCTGACTGACCTGTACAAGGACCGGAAACTGCTGAGTGCTGAGG aACGCATCAACCAGACAGTAGAGATCCTGAAACACACTGTTGACATCGAGGAGAAGGGAGTCAAGCTGAAGCTCACCATCGTGGACACGCCCGGCTTTGGGGATGCAGTGAACAACTTCGAGTG CTGGAAGCCCATCACTGACTATGTAGACCAGCAGTTTGAACAGTATTTCCGTGATGAAAGCGGCCTCAACCGCAAGAACATCCAGGACAACCGGGTGCACTGCTGCCTCTACTTCATCTCCCCCTTCGGACATGG ATTGAGGCCAGTGGACGTAGGCTTCATGAAGGCGCTGCACGAGAAGGTGAACATCGTTCCACTCATCGCCAAAGCCGACTGCCTGGTTCCCAGTGAGATCCGGAAGCTGAAGGACAGG ATACGAGAGGAGATCGACAAGTTTGGGATCCACGTGTACCAGTTTCCAGAATGTGACTCAGATGAAGATGAAGACTTCAAGCAGCAGGACCGGGAACTGAAG GAAAGTGCTCCCTTCGCCGTTATCGGCAGCAACACTGTGGTGGAGGCCAAGGGGCAGCGGGTCCGGGGGCGACTGTACCCCTGGGGGATCGTCGAag TGGAGAATCAGGCGCACTGCGATTTCGTGAAGCTACGCAACATGCTGATCCGCACGCACATGCACGACCTCAAAGACGTGACGTGCGATGTGCACTATGAGAACTACCGTGCTCACTGCATCCAGCAGATGACCAG CAAACTCACGCAGGACAGCCGCATGGAGAGCCCCATCCCTATCCTCCCACTGCCCACACCAGATTCGGAGACCGAGAAGCTCATCAGGATGAAGGATGAAGAG CTGAGGCGCATGCAGGAGATGTTGCAGAAGATGAAGCAGCAAATGCAGGACCAGTGA
- the Gp1bb gene encoding platelet glycoprotein Ib beta chain precursor codes for MGSRPRGALSLLLLLLAPPSRPASGCPAPCRCSETRVDCGRRGLTWASLPAAFPPDTTELVLTDNNLTALPPGLLDTLPALRRVHLGANPWRCDCRLLPLRAWLAGRPEREFYRDLRCVAPLALRGRLLPYVAEDELRAACAPGLLCWGALVAQLALLVLGLLHALLLALLLSRLRRLRAQARARSTREFSLTAPLVAESAGGGAS; via the exons ATGGGCTCCC GGCCGCGCGGGGCGCTGagcctgctgcttctgctgctagCGCCGCCCAGCCGCCCAGCCTCTGGCTGTCCCGCGCCATGCCGCTGCTCTGAGACGCGCGTGGACTGCGGGCGCCGCGGGCTGACCTGGGCCTCGCTGCCGGCTGCCTTCCCTCCCGACACTACAGAATTGGTGCTGACCGACAACAACCTGACGGCGCTGCCGCCCGGGCTTCTGGATACGCTGCCGGCGCTGCGCAGAGTGCACCTGGGCGCTAACCCATGGCGCTGCGACTGTCGCTTATTGCCGCTGCGCGCCTGGCTGGCCGGCCGCCCTGAGCGCGAGTTCTACCGCGACCTGCGCTGTGTCGCGCCTCTGGCGCTGCGTGGCCGCTTGCTGCCCTACGTGGCGGAGGATGAGCTGCGGGCCGCATGCGCGCCCGGCCTACTTTGCTGGGGAGCTCTGGTGGCGCAGCTAGCGCTGCTGGTCCTCGGGCTGCTACACGCGCTGCTGCTGGCACTCCTACTGAGTCGCCTGCGGAGGCTACGCGCGCAGGCGCGCGCTCGCTCCACCCGCGAGTTCTCACTCACAGCCCCGCTGGTGGCCGAGTCGGCCGGAGGTGGTGCATCTTAA